A stretch of Caenibius tardaugens NBRC 16725 DNA encodes these proteins:
- the recQ gene encoding DNA helicase RecQ: MRSDPATILHDLFGFEAFRGVQERVVTRVMDGLGTLAIMPTGAGKSLCYQLPAVALPGCCVVISPLIALMHDQLRSARALGIRAASLTSVDADWRETQDRLIAGELDLLYVAPERASSDAFRALLERSRICLFAIDEAHCVSEWGHDFRPDYRLLRPLLDAFPLVPRLALTATADAHTRADILTQLGLPNEGLIVSGFDRPNIRYAVKPRDGMGRQLAEILATNPGPGIIYVQTRALAEKLAESLGGKGRPVLPYHAGLDPAVRAGNQAAFLASEDMVMVATVAFGMGIDKPDVRFVAHAGLPKSIEGYYQESGRAGRDGDPAVATLLWGPEDFVRARQRIGEVEAARQAGERTRIAALGALVETGGCRRAVLLRHFGESPPDQCGNCDNCLAPPACVDATQTAQKLLSAVYRTGQSYGLGHIEAVLTGKSDDRIVARGHDALSVFGIVAGDETALVKPVARALMVRDALDTNAHGGLALGPAARQFLRGEETVSLVLPPARTRRGKRSNAETNPVGDPLFDALRALRRDLAKEAGVPPYVIFHDSTLRDMAAQRPRSDRDLGQIAGIGTRKREVYGRAFLDVIANFSS; the protein is encoded by the coding sequence ATGCGTTCCGATCCTGCCACTATCCTCCACGATTTATTCGGGTTTGAGGCCTTTCGCGGGGTGCAGGAACGCGTGGTGACGCGTGTGATGGACGGGCTGGGGACGCTCGCCATCATGCCGACCGGTGCGGGAAAATCGCTCTGCTATCAATTGCCAGCAGTGGCCCTGCCGGGCTGTTGCGTCGTCATTTCGCCGCTGATTGCCCTGATGCACGATCAACTGCGTTCGGCCCGGGCGCTCGGTATTCGCGCGGCCAGCCTGACATCGGTTGATGCCGACTGGCGCGAAACGCAGGACCGGCTGATCGCGGGCGAACTGGACCTGCTCTACGTCGCGCCGGAAAGGGCCAGTTCCGATGCCTTCCGTGCTCTGCTCGAACGATCCCGGATATGCCTGTTCGCCATCGACGAGGCGCATTGCGTGTCCGAATGGGGGCATGATTTCCGCCCGGATTATCGCTTGCTGCGCCCACTTCTCGATGCTTTCCCGCTGGTTCCCAGGCTGGCGCTGACGGCAACTGCCGATGCGCATACGCGTGCGGATATCCTGACCCAGCTCGGCCTGCCCAACGAGGGGCTGATCGTGTCGGGATTCGACCGGCCCAATATCCGCTATGCCGTAAAACCCCGCGATGGGATGGGCCGTCAGCTTGCCGAGATTCTGGCAACCAATCCGGGGCCGGGCATCATTTATGTCCAGACCCGTGCGCTGGCGGAAAAGCTGGCGGAATCGCTGGGGGGCAAGGGGCGCCCGGTCCTGCCTTATCACGCAGGTCTCGATCCGGCGGTCCGTGCGGGTAATCAGGCGGCGTTTCTTGCCAGCGAAGATATGGTGATGGTCGCGACCGTGGCGTTCGGCATGGGGATCGACAAACCCGATGTGCGCTTCGTTGCCCATGCCGGGCTGCCGAAGTCGATCGAAGGCTATTACCAGGAAAGCGGCCGGGCGGGGCGCGATGGTGATCCGGCTGTGGCCACGCTGCTGTGGGGGCCGGAAGATTTCGTGCGCGCGCGCCAACGCATCGGCGAGGTCGAAGCCGCGCGTCAGGCCGGAGAGCGTACGCGCATTGCCGCACTGGGCGCGTTGGTGGAAACCGGGGGATGCCGCCGGGCGGTGTTGCTGCGCCATTTCGGAGAAAGTCCGCCTGATCAGTGCGGAAACTGCGACAACTGCCTTGCGCCGCCCGCCTGCGTCGATGCCACGCAGACCGCGCAGAAGCTGCTGTCCGCAGTCTATCGCACGGGTCAGAGTTACGGCCTGGGGCATATCGAAGCCGTGCTGACGGGCAAGTCAGATGATCGGATCGTGGCGCGCGGGCATGATGCCCTGTCGGTTTTCGGTATTGTTGCGGGCGATGAAACGGCGCTGGTCAAGCCGGTGGCAAGGGCGCTGATGGTGCGCGATGCGCTGGACACGAACGCGCATGGCGGTTTGGCGCTTGGCCCGGCGGCACGGCAGTTCCTGCGTGGTGAGGAAACGGTTTCCCTTGTCCTGCCACCGGCACGCACACGCCGGGGCAAGCGCAGCAATGCGGAAACCAATCCGGTGGGCGATCCGCTGTTCGATGCGTTGCGCGCGCTGCGCCGCGATCTGGCGAAGGAGGCAGGGGTGCCGCCTTATGTCATCTTTCATGACAGCACCCTGCGCGATATGGCCGCACAGCGCCCGCGCAGCGACCGTGATCTGGGTCAGATTGCCGGGATCGGCACACGCAAACGCGAAGTTTACGGGCGGGCCTTTCTCGATGTCATCGCCAATTTTTCCAGCTAG
- a CDS encoding Lrp/AsnC family transcriptional regulator translates to MREIELSDLDRRLLDRLASDARVSNREIAREFGLTEGAIRLRLKRLMDEKAMQVVAVTNIDHIPDSVIAYLWIDVDASYPLQGVLDALVALPEVTYVASLIGRADIMAITWVRSATHLADYLHDTIDPIPGIARIRYELTHRMFKHDYRMTTIAQ, encoded by the coding sequence ATGAGGGAAATCGAACTCAGCGATCTTGATCGGCGGTTGCTCGATCGTTTGGCGAGCGATGCGCGCGTCAGCAATCGCGAGATTGCGCGCGAATTCGGGCTTACCGAAGGGGCGATCCGTTTGCGGCTGAAGCGGCTGATGGATGAAAAGGCCATGCAGGTCGTGGCGGTAACCAACATCGATCACATTCCCGATTCCGTCATCGCCTATCTCTGGATCGATGTGGACGCGAGCTATCCGTTGCAGGGCGTGCTCGATGCTCTCGTTGCCCTGCCGGAAGTCACTTACGTGGCCTCGCTGATCGGGCGTGCGGATATCATGGCGATCACCTGGGTGCGAAGCGCCACCCATCTGGCGGATTACCTGCACGATACGATCGATCCTATCCCCGGGATCGCGCGCATCCGTTATGAGCTGACGCACCGCATGTTCAAGCATGACTATAGGATGACGACTATCGCTCAATGA
- a CDS encoding HPP family protein — MFPFDHISRLAPAGRLDGLRACLGALCGITVTALVGYLWLGDKSALPALIAPMGASAVLAFAVPASPLAQPWSILGGNVISALVGVACAMVAPSPLIAAPFTVALAITIMSACRCLHPPGGAVALTAVLGGPAIAKAGLAFAFIPVGLNSAILVMMALLFNNATRHRYPHRATPPPVNQHGTQDPPPQDRAGFTSADLDAVLAHYDELLDVSRDDLDVLFREVETRAHQRLHRALRCADIMSRDVIVTHPDEGVGQARDRLLTRRLAAMPVVDADGRAVGIVEHAQLLAGNGKLVGEVMNKAPYQVVADCPIDELLPALSAGIHHEALILGPDNRLVGMITQTDLLAALWRSHVAEQVASANGSP, encoded by the coding sequence ATGTTCCCGTTCGATCATATATCCCGACTGGCACCAGCCGGCAGGCTGGACGGCCTTCGCGCCTGTCTGGGGGCGCTGTGCGGCATTACCGTGACCGCGCTGGTCGGTTACCTGTGGTTGGGCGACAAGAGCGCGTTGCCCGCCCTGATCGCCCCGATGGGGGCCTCCGCCGTGCTCGCCTTTGCCGTACCGGCCAGCCCGCTGGCGCAACCTTGGTCAATCCTGGGCGGCAATGTGATTTCCGCACTGGTCGGGGTGGCCTGCGCGATGGTCGCCCCTTCCCCCCTGATCGCTGCACCTTTCACGGTCGCACTGGCGATCACGATCATGAGCGCGTGCCGATGCCTGCACCCCCCGGGTGGCGCCGTGGCCCTGACCGCGGTTCTCGGCGGCCCGGCCATCGCCAAGGCAGGCCTCGCTTTCGCGTTCATTCCCGTAGGGCTTAACTCGGCCATTCTGGTGATGATGGCACTGCTGTTCAACAATGCCACCCGACACCGCTATCCCCATCGCGCGACCCCGCCGCCAGTCAACCAGCATGGCACGCAGGACCCTCCGCCCCAAGATCGTGCTGGCTTTACCAGCGCCGATCTCGATGCGGTGCTGGCCCATTACGACGAACTGCTCGATGTCAGCCGCGATGATCTCGACGTCCTGTTTCGCGAAGTGGAAACCCGTGCGCACCAACGCCTGCATCGCGCCTTGCGGTGTGCCGACATCATGTCGCGGGACGTCATCGTTACCCATCCCGACGAAGGTGTCGGTCAGGCGCGCGACCGGCTTCTGACGCGCAGACTGGCAGCCATGCCCGTGGTTGATGCCGACGGGCGGGCGGTCGGGATCGTGGAACACGCGCAATTGCTGGCCGGCAACGGCAAGCTGGTTGGCGAGGTAATGAACAAGGCCCCCTATCAGGTCGTAGCCGATTGTCCGATTGACGAACTGCTACCCGCCTTGTCGGCAGGCATACATCACGAAGCCCTTATCCTAGGGCCAGACAATCGCCTCGTCGGAATGATCACGCAGACCGATCTTCTGGCCGCGTTATGGCGCAGCCACGTTGCCGAACAGGTCGCCAGTGCCAACGGTTCGCCGTGA
- a CDS encoding SDR family NAD(P)-dependent oxidoreductase produces the protein MGQRFAGRRVLLTGGASGIGQATAERFASEGATVAIGDVDVAGAQAMADRLGGHAFAYDARDPAAALKLVGDAQAAMGGIDILLNIAGIMTWGRIEETDLGAWQRTLDINLSGPFYLTQAAFAPLSAAKGCIVNVASASGLHPVYGTSAYGISKAGVIALTKSTSLEWARHGIRVNAIAPGGVNTPMHEKTTAAGGIDPAIFTEAAGRNMPKLTDRDACTPAEIAAAIAYLASDEARYATGTVLILDGGQLTG, from the coding sequence ATGGGACAGCGGTTTGCCGGCAGGCGCGTGTTGCTGACAGGCGGGGCATCGGGCATCGGGCAGGCCACTGCGGAGCGTTTCGCATCCGAAGGAGCAACTGTCGCAATCGGGGATGTCGATGTTGCGGGGGCGCAGGCCATGGCCGACAGGCTTGGCGGCCATGCGTTTGCCTATGACGCGCGCGATCCCGCTGCCGCGCTGAAGCTGGTTGGCGATGCGCAGGCGGCAATGGGTGGGATCGATATCCTGCTGAATATTGCCGGGATCATGACCTGGGGCCGGATCGAGGAAACCGATCTGGGCGCATGGCAGCGTACGTTGGATATCAATCTGTCGGGACCATTTTATCTGACACAGGCCGCGTTTGCACCGCTCAGCGCCGCAAAGGGCTGCATTGTCAATGTCGCTTCGGCCAGCGGTCTGCATCCGGTATATGGCACCTCCGCCTATGGCATTTCCAAGGCGGGCGTGATTGCCCTGACGAAGAGCACGTCGCTGGAATGGGCGCGCCATGGCATCCGGGTGAACGCCATTGCACCGGGCGGCGTCAACACGCCGATGCACGAAAAGACCACGGCCGCAGGTGGCATCGACCCTGCCATTTTTACCGAGGCTGCAGGGCGCAACATGCCCAAGCTCACCGATCGGGATGCCTGCACCCCGGCCGAAATCGCCGCAGCCATTGCCTATCTGGCAAGCGATGAGGCACGGTATGCCACGGGCACGGTTTTGATACTCGATGGCGGGCAACTGACCGGGTGA
- a CDS encoding Coq4 family protein, translating to MKIEGKEADYLKGANEPLAGSILISNSRYLNNPRFRDIYAQMGLKRNGHDLPAAYLVPEIGNAIAEEMDFERLMTLLDEEKASNAEFAEWLDARFVSDWNKIDLSHCKDGTVGAAVRGFIQESGLDIDFMFRGEPRNDFEYLNKRRVQNHDIEHIVTGLDPSPVGEESLIVANTVACFNYFSSPELAGMLSFQPMFLSSTSLMRMNCHYPAVVPAMLEGTARGYALGMKQKKPLFMIRWEDWIDVSIEDVRKEFGFEDGPPAGHWAWTWEAAYG from the coding sequence ATGAAAATCGAAGGCAAAGAAGCGGATTATCTGAAGGGCGCGAACGAGCCGCTGGCAGGGTCCATTCTGATCAGCAATTCGCGCTATCTGAACAATCCGCGGTTCCGCGACATTTATGCCCAGATGGGGCTGAAACGGAACGGGCACGATCTGCCTGCAGCCTATCTCGTGCCGGAAATCGGCAACGCGATTGCCGAGGAAATGGATTTCGAACGGCTTATGACGTTGCTGGACGAGGAGAAGGCCAGCAACGCCGAATTTGCCGAATGGCTGGACGCGCGCTTCGTTTCCGACTGGAACAAGATCGACCTGTCGCACTGCAAGGATGGCACGGTTGGTGCGGCCGTGCGTGGCTTTATTCAGGAAAGCGGACTCGATATCGATTTCATGTTCCGCGGGGAGCCGCGCAACGATTTCGAATATCTCAACAAACGCCGGGTACAGAACCACGATATCGAACATATCGTTACCGGTCTCGATCCCAGCCCGGTGGGTGAAGAATCCCTGATTGTCGCCAATACTGTGGCATGTTTCAATTACTTTTCCTCACCCGAACTGGCCGGGATGCTGTCATTCCAGCCGATGTTCCTGTCGTCCACCAGCCTGATGCGGATGAATTGCCACTATCCCGCAGTCGTGCCCGCCATGCTGGAAGGCACGGCACGCGGATACGCGCTGGGCATGAAGCAGAAGAAGCCGCTGTTCATGATCCGTTGGGAAGACTGGATCGACGTCTCGATCGAGGATGTGCGCAAGGAATTCGGTTTTGAGGATGGCCCTCCGGCAGGGCATTGGGCCTGGACCTGGGAGGCGGCATATGGTTGA
- a CDS encoding nuclear transport factor 2 family protein: MVDPVNTGFGVVDLMAIQKLIHSYPRFLDAGKLDAMGQLFASATVHFEGRDDPVVNDAAEVTRMFSDFLQLYDGIPRTRHLICNVIVEPESDVAATATSTVLVVQAAPDLPLQPIITGDYRDRFEKRNGQWHFVERYITNDLFGNLSAHGRYNIG; this comes from the coding sequence ATGGTTGATCCGGTGAATACGGGTTTCGGGGTCGTCGATCTTATGGCGATCCAGAAGCTGATCCATTCCTATCCGCGTTTTCTGGATGCCGGGAAACTGGATGCGATGGGGCAGTTGTTCGCTTCGGCCACAGTTCATTTCGAAGGACGTGATGATCCCGTGGTCAACGATGCAGCGGAAGTCACGCGCATGTTTTCCGACTTTCTGCAGCTTTATGATGGTATTCCGCGTACGCGCCATCTGATCTGCAATGTGATCGTTGAACCGGAAAGCGATGTGGCGGCAACCGCGACCAGCACGGTGCTGGTGGTGCAGGCTGCGCCCGATCTGCCTTTGCAGCCGATCATCACTGGCGACTATCGCGATCGCTTTGAAAAGCGGAATGGCCAATGGCATTTCGTGGAACGGTACATCACCAACGATCTGTTCGGTAACCTGTCGGCGCATGGCAGGTATAACATCGGGTGA
- a CDS encoding SDR family NAD(P)-dependent oxidoreductase has translation MDFQGKAVLVTGGASGIGAATVRLFAAAGAQVAIADRNAQAAQALAKELPGAIACGVDVMNPDDCLAMVDTVHKAFGRLDCAFNNAGITEIGPLKGAPVPETHDLPLDVWRQVLGVDLDGVFYCLRAQLPLMLETGGGAIVNTTSLQAHVSYPRTAAYTAAKHGVFGLTKTIAKEYGNRNIRCNAVSPGVVDTPLTNTVINQPEYKDSLLNTIPLGRFAEPEDVAKAVVWLCSDGAGYINGTVLVADGGYLA, from the coding sequence ATGGATTTTCAGGGGAAAGCTGTGCTCGTCACCGGCGGCGCAAGCGGCATCGGCGCGGCCACGGTGCGTCTGTTCGCCGCCGCTGGCGCGCAAGTCGCGATTGCCGATCGCAATGCGCAAGCCGCGCAAGCGCTGGCGAAGGAGCTTCCGGGCGCGATCGCCTGCGGCGTGGACGTGATGAACCCCGACGATTGCCTGGCCATGGTCGATACCGTGCACAAGGCGTTCGGCAGGCTCGACTGTGCTTTCAACAACGCCGGAATTACCGAAATCGGACCGTTGAAGGGTGCCCCGGTGCCGGAAACGCACGATCTTCCGCTGGATGTGTGGCGTCAGGTTCTGGGCGTCGATCTGGACGGCGTGTTCTATTGCCTGCGGGCACAGTTGCCCCTGATGCTCGAGACTGGTGGCGGCGCCATCGTCAACACCACATCGTTGCAGGCCCACGTCAGCTATCCCCGTACTGCCGCCTATACGGCGGCGAAGCACGGGGTGTTTGGCCTGACCAAGACCATCGCCAAGGAATACGGCAATCGCAATATCCGCTGCAATGCCGTGTCACCGGGCGTAGTCGACACGCCTTTGACCAACACTGTGATCAATCAGCCCGAGTACAAGGATTCGCTGCTCAACACGATCCCGCTCGGCCGCTTTGCCGAACCGGAAGATGTGGCCAAGGCGGTCGTCTGGCTCTGTTCGGACGGCGCCGGTTATATCAACGGTACCGTACTGGTTGCAGATGGCGGTTACCTCGCCTGA
- a CDS encoding TonB-dependent receptor, translated as MNFRFVVLAGSMLATAVPQIAVAQNTSGTSAASAGIGDIVVTARRTEESAQTVPVSVTGYNADQLEALNIQGFGDIGKTVPNLDVQRQFGSASAPQYYLRGVSTGSLKFEADAGIGLYIDGVYLGRPAGTAFDLADIERVEVLRGPQGTLFGRNATGGAINFITSRPSGEFSVKADATIGNFDRRKGGVTVNLPSFGPVSVRLSYLHDENRGYVKNLTPGRTFHFVEPFGTIKSAKSFGAENTDAFAAAVHIDGGALQVDYKFDYTDKVSTQLAQQLLGYDPGYVAGVGNPPFYTAAPSIYVPPSTKRQKAVALDMTSPSHLKIQGHSLTAALDLNEAITLKSITGFRKMDEAVGGNDIDGGAYDLGGLPFTNISSIQDRHQKQFTQELQVLGKSGNFDWVLGAFYFRETGRDNNPVFIGAMFPTHLPEIIPSLGNGIGNTINAFGVPSDYFSGADVSIRNKSMAAYAHLGYKAEHFELAGGIRYTKDKRREVVRAAGIIPFAADPKVSNASFDHWDFDATATYIVNNNVRAYLRFATGYLSGGVLGGQVFKPETVKSYEAGIKADLLDNRLRINAAYFISRRKNVQTLGFDTVNGTFLFSSPYGHENGFEVELTAKPTSNITLNASYGYLNQKLATDPIKGPVNSLAPKNTLSLGAQYDAPAFANGSHLTFRLDGFYKDKRLSDPIRNAATLDLTTLPARFDVNARVSLVDLPLGGAKVKVSGWVQNLTNNQKLEFARNLTTNVIGTFQVPRTFGVDFGVNF; from the coding sequence ATGAATTTTCGTTTCGTGGTTTTGGCTGGCTCCATGCTGGCTACAGCCGTGCCGCAGATCGCAGTGGCGCAAAACACGTCGGGCACCAGTGCCGCATCGGCCGGAATCGGCGATATCGTCGTGACTGCGCGGCGCACGGAAGAAAGCGCCCAGACAGTTCCGGTATCGGTGACCGGCTACAATGCGGATCAATTGGAAGCGCTGAATATTCAGGGCTTTGGGGATATCGGTAAGACAGTTCCCAATTTGGATGTGCAGCGTCAGTTTGGGTCTGCCAGCGCACCGCAGTACTACCTGCGCGGTGTTTCGACAGGCTCGCTCAAGTTCGAGGCGGACGCCGGGATCGGTCTCTATATCGATGGCGTCTATCTCGGTCGCCCGGCGGGGACGGCTTTCGATCTGGCCGATATCGAAAGGGTCGAAGTGTTGCGCGGGCCGCAGGGCACATTGTTTGGCCGCAATGCGACGGGTGGCGCGATCAACTTCATCACGTCTCGCCCCTCGGGTGAATTCAGCGTCAAGGCGGATGCTACGATCGGTAATTTCGATCGCCGGAAAGGCGGGGTCACAGTGAACCTCCCCTCGTTCGGGCCGGTCAGTGTGCGCTTGTCCTATCTGCACGATGAAAACCGTGGCTACGTGAAGAATCTGACGCCCGGCCGGACATTCCATTTTGTGGAACCGTTCGGCACGATCAAATCGGCCAAGAGCTTCGGTGCGGAAAACACCGATGCCTTTGCCGCTGCCGTGCATATTGATGGCGGTGCGCTGCAGGTCGATTACAAGTTCGACTATACAGACAAGGTCAGCACGCAATTGGCGCAGCAATTGCTCGGCTACGATCCCGGGTATGTTGCGGGCGTGGGCAATCCGCCCTTCTATACTGCTGCGCCGAGCATCTATGTCCCGCCCAGCACCAAACGGCAGAAGGCCGTCGCGCTCGACATGACGTCGCCGTCCCATCTGAAGATCCAGGGGCACAGCCTGACTGCGGCGCTGGATCTCAATGAGGCGATTACGCTGAAAAGCATCACCGGCTTCCGGAAAATGGATGAAGCCGTCGGTGGCAACGATATCGACGGCGGTGCCTATGATCTGGGTGGGCTGCCGTTCACCAACATCTCCTCGATTCAGGATCGCCACCAGAAACAGTTCACGCAGGAACTGCAGGTTCTCGGCAAGAGCGGCAATTTCGACTGGGTGTTGGGCGCGTTCTATTTCCGGGAAACCGGGCGCGACAACAATCCCGTCTTCATTGGCGCGATGTTCCCGACCCACCTGCCGGAAATCATTCCTTCGCTGGGCAATGGCATCGGCAATACGATCAACGCCTTCGGGGTGCCCAGCGATTATTTCTCGGGCGCGGACGTATCGATCCGCAACAAGTCCATGGCCGCCTATGCGCACCTTGGGTACAAGGCAGAACATTTCGAGCTGGCGGGCGGTATCCGCTATACCAAGGACAAGCGGCGTGAAGTGGTGCGGGCAGCGGGCATCATTCCGTTCGCGGCCGATCCCAAGGTTTCCAATGCCAGTTTCGACCATTGGGATTTCGATGCCACGGCGACTTATATTGTGAACAACAATGTGCGGGCCTATCTGCGCTTCGCCACCGGCTATTTGTCGGGCGGGGTTCTGGGCGGCCAGGTCTTCAAGCCGGAAACGGTGAAAAGCTACGAAGCGGGTATCAAGGCGGATCTGCTGGATAACCGGCTGCGCATCAACGCCGCCTATTTCATTTCGCGCCGCAAGAATGTGCAGACGCTGGGCTTCGATACCGTCAACGGCACGTTCCTGTTCTCGTCCCCTTATGGGCATGAAAACGGGTTCGAAGTGGAACTGACCGCCAAACCGACATCGAATATCACTTTGAATGCGAGCTACGGTTATCTGAATCAGAAGTTGGCGACCGATCCGATCAAGGGACCGGTCAACTCACTCGCGCCCAAGAACACCCTGAGCCTGGGGGCGCAGTACGATGCACCGGCATTTGCGAATGGCAGCCATCTCACGTTCCGTCTCGACGGCTTTTACAAGGACAAGCGCCTGTCCGATCCGATCAGAAACGCGGCGACGCTGGATCTGACGACATTGCCGGCGCGGTTCGACGTCAATGCCCGGGTATCGTTGGTCGATCTGCCGCTGGGCGGGGCGAAAGTGAAAGTGTCGGGCTGGGTGCAGAATCTGACCAACAATCAGAAGCTCGAATTCGCGCGCAATCTGACCACCAACGTCATCGGCACTTTTCAGGTGCCACGGACCTTTGGCGTCGATTTCGGCGTTAATTTCTGA
- a CDS encoding DUF1214 domain-containing protein → MNTTTGADVWDAFTARLGEARATLTAEGAPVAAFDQAEGARYLSRLIRLGLEIYLEGGDPDFPTFVRPSHETAKLGGDNPDNLYLSATIGGDRTYRLTGNIGSVSYLSIGSKANRYAIDGTMASTGELQGDEFGADANGDFVIIASQTKPDDGSAWLPLAADSNILQVRQTFIDRRSEVPAAFAIERISEGPAMPDPLDPDALRARLTGAADFVVNSSKLFADWSKMFMSHPNDMRDWGQEMFQKAGGDPAIFYVHGYWKLEPGEALLIDTPIPTCEFWNIQVNNWWMESLDYRYVPACINNGTVELNDDGTATIVVAHQDPGRPNWLTTHGHNEGFLLLRWVRAEETPVPTVRHIRL, encoded by the coding sequence ATGAACACGACGACGGGTGCAGATGTCTGGGATGCGTTTACCGCGCGGTTGGGCGAAGCGCGCGCCACGCTGACCGCCGAAGGGGCGCCCGTGGCGGCGTTCGATCAGGCGGAGGGTGCACGCTATCTCAGCCGCCTGATCCGCCTGGGTCTGGAAATCTATCTGGAGGGGGGCGATCCGGATTTCCCCACTTTCGTGCGGCCCAGTCATGAAACCGCGAAACTGGGCGGGGACAATCCCGATAACCTCTATCTGTCCGCCACGATCGGCGGCGATCGCACCTATCGGCTGACCGGGAATATCGGCTCGGTCAGCTATCTCAGCATCGGTTCGAAAGCCAACCGTTACGCGATCGACGGCACCATGGCGTCAACCGGGGAATTGCAGGGGGATGAGTTCGGGGCGGACGCCAATGGCGACTTCGTCATCATCGCGAGCCAGACAAAGCCGGACGATGGCTCGGCGTGGCTCCCGCTGGCGGCGGATTCCAATATCCTGCAAGTGCGGCAAACCTTCATCGACCGCCGCAGCGAAGTGCCCGCGGCATTTGCCATCGAACGGATCAGCGAAGGGCCGGCGATGCCCGATCCGCTTGATCCCGATGCACTGCGCGCGCGGCTGACGGGCGCCGCCGATTTTGTTGTGAACAGTTCGAAACTGTTTGCCGACTGGTCGAAGATGTTCATGTCGCACCCCAATGACATGCGCGATTGGGGGCAGGAGATGTTCCAGAAGGCCGGAGGCGACCCGGCGATCTTCTATGTCCACGGATACTGGAAGCTGGAACCGGGCGAGGCCTTGCTGATCGACACCCCGATACCGACGTGCGAATTCTGGAATATCCAGGTCAACAACTGGTGGATGGAATCGCTCGATTACCGTTATGTTCCGGCCTGCATCAACAATGGTACCGTAGAGCTGAACGATGATGGCACTGCGACAATCGTTGTCGCGCATCAGGATCCGGGTCGGCCGAACTGGCTGACCACACATGGCCATAACGAAGGATTTCTGCTGCTCCGGTGGGTCCGTGCGGAGGAAACGCCTGTCCCCACGGTGCGCCATATACGGCTTTAA
- a CDS encoding Lrp/AsnC family transcriptional regulator, with protein sequence MRRQLDEHDEAIIAELRDDGRVPIRELAQRVGLTEATVRARIRRLEESDSMRIVAKLDLGSMGYPFTGLLGLKIRGRTIDEVANDLVDIPGVISVLSVIGRNDLEIQVIARDMAALNLLVTQTIPQIDGVIGVEAALAMNIVKYVQPWGRFE encoded by the coding sequence TTGAGGCGTCAACTGGATGAACACGACGAGGCGATCATCGCTGAATTGCGGGATGATGGCCGGGTTCCGATCCGTGAACTTGCGCAAAGGGTTGGGCTGACCGAAGCGACTGTCAGGGCGCGCATTCGCCGTCTTGAAGAGTCCGATTCCATGCGGATTGTCGCCAAGCTCGATCTCGGTTCGATGGGATATCCCTTTACCGGGCTACTTGGGCTGAAGATTCGCGGCAGGACGATCGACGAGGTTGCGAACGATCTGGTCGATATTCCCGGGGTCATCTCCGTGCTGTCGGTTATTGGCCGTAATGATCTGGAAATTCAGGTTATTGCACGAGATATGGCGGCGTTGAACCTGCTTGTGACGCAAACCATACCGCAGATCGATGGCGTTATCGGTGTGGAGGCTGCGCTGGCCATGAACATCGTCAAATATGTGCAACCCTGGGGGCGTTTCGAATGA
- a CDS encoding nuclear transport factor 2 family protein — translation MGFEDDRRARLRAIFAELIDAYGRKDFDAFGRHVDEQAVFEWPYPPIKGFPEQMVGRDAFIEMSRGGMADCDGYHHQVDSFYDQLDPDTLIVEYHSDTVLQSTGVHYSNRYLGILRFEGDIVVFWKEYVNPMIIADAFGQNFKNEAL, via the coding sequence GTGGGATTCGAGGATGACAGGAGAGCGCGGCTGCGCGCCATTTTTGCCGAACTGATCGATGCATATGGGCGCAAGGATTTCGACGCTTTCGGCCGCCATGTCGACGAACAGGCCGTGTTCGAATGGCCTTATCCGCCAATCAAGGGGTTTCCCGAACAAATGGTCGGGCGTGATGCCTTTATCGAGATGTCCCGTGGCGGGATGGCGGATTGCGACGGGTATCACCATCAGGTCGACAGCTTTTACGACCAGCTCGATCCCGATACGCTGATCGTGGAATACCATTCGGACACGGTGCTTCAGTCCACCGGGGTGCATTATTCCAACAGGTATCTGGGTATTCTGCGTTTTGAAGGCGATATTGTCGTGTTCTGGAAAGAATACGTGAACCCGATGATTATCGCAGATGCGTTTGGGCAGAACTTCAAGAATGAAGCGCTCTGA